The Candidatus Phaeomarinobacter ectocarpi genome includes a region encoding these proteins:
- a CDS encoding SDR family oxidoreductase, translating into MAGRVDGKMAMVTGGASGLGTATCKLLVAEGAKVVVADINLKGAQDVADAINKDAPGSAKAIELDVTSESGWQTALDEAVAFMGGLNILVNNAGIGGSAPVEDETFENWKKIQSVDLDSVFLGCKYALGHMKAHQPGSIVNISSIAGLIAGHNMGAYNAAKAGVWLFSKSVALHCAKRGYDIRSNSVHPTFIRTPILESLLARAEDAETKLAKQVPLGRIGEPDDVAYAVLYLASDESRFVTGSELKIDGGISAM; encoded by the coding sequence ATGGCCGGACGTGTAGACGGAAAAATGGCGATGGTAACGGGCGGTGCTTCGGGGCTTGGAACCGCGACGTGCAAGCTGCTTGTTGCCGAAGGTGCCAAGGTTGTTGTTGCCGACATCAATCTCAAAGGCGCACAGGACGTCGCGGATGCCATCAACAAGGATGCGCCAGGCAGTGCCAAGGCCATTGAGCTTGATGTGACATCGGAAAGTGGCTGGCAGACCGCGCTCGATGAGGCCGTGGCCTTCATGGGCGGGCTCAACATCCTGGTGAACAATGCAGGCATTGGCGGCTCGGCCCCGGTTGAAGACGAGACCTTCGAGAACTGGAAAAAGATCCAGTCCGTTGATCTCGATAGCGTGTTCCTGGGCTGCAAATATGCGCTTGGTCACATGAAGGCACATCAGCCCGGGTCCATCGTCAATATCTCCTCCATTGCCGGCCTGATCGCGGGGCACAACATGGGCGCCTACAATGCGGCCAAGGCGGGTGTGTGGCTGTTCTCGAAATCCGTCGCGCTGCATTGCGCCAAGCGGGGCTATGACATTCGTTCCAACTCGGTGCACCCGACATTCATCCGCACACCTATTCTGGAAAGCCTGCTGGCGCGGGCTGAAGATGCTGAGACCAAGCTTGCCAAGCAGGTGCCGCTTGGACGCATTGGCGAACCCGATGATGTGGCGTATGCGGTTTTGTATCTTGCCAGTGACGAAAGCCGCTTTGTGACAGGCTCCGAGCTCAAGATCGATGGCGGCATCTCCGCCATGTAG
- a CDS encoding enoyl-CoA hydratase/isomerase family protein — MAIEKRDFATIERDGPVAIVRYDRGDGLNALSRAAMRELTQIARDFRDDIDTHVIVLTGTAKIFSAGADLKDPEMAGGQEGLLARRHGLKVGPDMCDAWEDLEQLTICAIEGHCIGGGVALVGSCDIRIAGQSAGFRLPEIPLGMNMSWHSNPRLVNLMGPARAKLFVILGEVLKAPDALDWRLVEDVVADGGALDAAFDLARRAAAVPPVPLRMSKQSIEMAAKALNPVSTYMDRDQFALAATGKDQREAITAFLEKRTPKFTGE; from the coding sequence GTGGCTATCGAAAAACGAGATTTCGCAACCATCGAGCGCGATGGTCCGGTGGCCATCGTACGCTACGACCGTGGCGATGGACTGAACGCCTTGTCGCGGGCCGCCATGCGTGAACTGACGCAGATTGCACGCGACTTTCGCGATGACATCGATACCCATGTGATCGTGCTGACAGGCACCGCAAAGATTTTCAGTGCCGGTGCCGATCTCAAGGATCCCGAAATGGCCGGCGGCCAAGAGGGGCTGCTGGCGCGCCGTCACGGTCTCAAGGTCGGTCCCGACATGTGCGATGCATGGGAAGACCTGGAACAGCTGACCATCTGCGCCATTGAAGGTCATTGCATTGGCGGCGGTGTGGCCCTTGTCGGGTCCTGCGACATTCGTATTGCCGGTCAGTCCGCAGGTTTCAGACTTCCGGAGATTCCGCTCGGCATGAACATGAGCTGGCATTCCAATCCGCGGCTGGTCAATTTGATGGGCCCGGCGCGCGCGAAGCTGTTTGTCATTTTGGGTGAAGTGCTCAAGGCGCCTGATGCGCTGGACTGGCGACTGGTTGAAGATGTGGTTGCGGATGGTGGTGCATTGGATGCGGCGTTTGATCTCGCCCGTCGCGCAGCGGCCGTGCCGCCGGTCCCACTGCGCATGTCAAAGCAGTCCATCGAGATGGCAGCCAAGGCGCTCAACCCGGTCTCGACCTATATGGACCGGGATCAGTTTGCGCTGGCTGCAACCGGCAAGGATCAGCGCGAGGCGATCACGGCGTTTCTTGAAAAGCGCACACCGAAATTCACGGGCGAATAG
- a CDS encoding TetR/AcrR family transcriptional regulator: protein MANSPNVSVGSPHAAEQAVRPALDVPLEARNKQERILTAALELFALRGYQATAVPEIAKAAGVATGTIYRYFDTKDVLLNVLYQRWRGELNASVFAPLPQGSSAREVFGVIWRRLTGWLAGYPVQATFLDQHYHKPLLDEKSQEADRVFVQGVARFVEGAVASGEIRNMPPALAVALVWGGALGMLKMAGDGHLTIEESAIAHAETSLWDALRA, encoded by the coding sequence ATGGCCAACTCTCCGAATGTATCAGTCGGTAGCCCTCACGCCGCCGAGCAAGCCGTTCGTCCCGCACTCGATGTGCCTCTGGAGGCGCGCAACAAGCAGGAGCGCATTCTGACGGCCGCGCTGGAGCTGTTTGCCCTGCGCGGGTATCAGGCGACGGCCGTGCCGGAAATCGCCAAGGCTGCCGGTGTGGCGACCGGCACAATCTATCGGTATTTCGACACCAAGGACGTATTGCTGAACGTGCTGTATCAGCGGTGGAGAGGCGAGCTGAACGCGAGTGTGTTTGCTCCCCTACCCCAGGGTTCTTCTGCCCGAGAGGTGTTTGGCGTCATATGGCGTCGGCTCACTGGCTGGCTTGCAGGGTATCCGGTGCAAGCCACATTTCTGGATCAGCACTATCACAAGCCCCTGCTTGATGAGAAAAGCCAGGAAGCGGATCGCGTCTTCGTGCAGGGCGTGGCGCGTTTTGTCGAAGGCGCTGTGGCATCCGGTGAGATCAGGAACATGCCGCCTGCCCTTGCGGTTGCTCTCGTCTGGGGCGGGGCGCTTGGCATGTTGAAGATGGCAGGTGACGGCCATCTCACCATTGAAGAATCTGCCATCGCTCACGCGGAAACAAGTCTGTGGGACGCCCTGCGTGCCTAG
- a CDS encoding acyl-CoA dehydrogenase family protein codes for MPSDTAQMVDHPTGGDGLIAAAHAFAGELRERAAEIESGRQLPQDIADRFAAAGFYRMAVPKALGGLEATPQQIAGVIDALAQADGSAAWCVMIGSTTGLTAAYLDPAAATRIYGDDPNTITAGVFAPMGTADMSTDSATVKGRWAWGSGSHNAQWVFGGARLMSDGAPVMDDAGRPRTQMFAMPVQDLKLHDNWDPSGLAGSGSSDFEANDVVVPLGHGADITRPPGLTNPLYAFPVFGLLAVGIASVATGLARQAIDEIIEIGGGKVPQGSRKTLAHRPQAQSELAQGEAELRAAHAFLENAVGAAWDAAAADGSIGVDHRRDLRLAATHATTASARVVDRMYLLGGGSSVHRTSPLQRAFRDVHVATQHMMTAPATWELTGRLLFGLETDTATL; via the coding sequence ATGCCCAGTGACACAGCGCAGATGGTAGACCACCCCACGGGCGGGGACGGTCTCATCGCTGCCGCCCATGCGTTTGCCGGTGAACTGCGCGAGCGTGCTGCGGAGATCGAGTCCGGGCGTCAATTGCCGCAGGACATTGCGGACCGATTTGCGGCAGCGGGCTTCTACCGCATGGCTGTTCCCAAGGCGCTGGGTGGGCTTGAAGCGACACCGCAGCAGATCGCCGGTGTGATCGATGCACTGGCCCAGGCGGATGGGTCCGCGGCATGGTGTGTGATGATCGGATCCACGACCGGCCTGACAGCGGCCTATCTGGATCCGGCGGCGGCCACGCGCATTTATGGCGATGATCCCAATACCATTACGGCAGGTGTCTTTGCGCCCATGGGCACGGCGGACATGTCCACAGACAGTGCAACGGTCAAAGGGCGTTGGGCATGGGGCTCTGGCTCGCACAACGCGCAATGGGTCTTTGGCGGCGCACGTTTGATGTCAGACGGGGCACCGGTCATGGACGATGCCGGGCGGCCGCGGACGCAAATGTTCGCCATGCCGGTTCAGGATTTGAAGCTGCATGACAACTGGGACCCGTCCGGACTTGCCGGCAGCGGCAGCAGCGACTTTGAAGCCAATGACGTGGTGGTGCCTCTTGGGCACGGGGCGGACATTACCAGGCCCCCAGGTCTCACAAATCCACTCTATGCCTTTCCGGTGTTCGGGCTGCTTGCGGTGGGCATTGCCTCCGTCGCGACAGGACTGGCCCGCCAGGCGATCGACGAGATCATTGAAATTGGTGGCGGCAAGGTCCCTCAGGGAAGCCGCAAGACACTTGCCCATCGGCCACAGGCGCAGTCCGAGCTTGCGCAGGGTGAAGCGGAGCTGCGGGCGGCGCATGCCTTTTTGGAGAACGCAGTCGGGGCGGCATGGGATGCCGCCGCTGCGGACGGGTCCATCGGCGTGGACCATCGCCGCGACCTGCGTCTTGCTGCGACCCACGCCACGACAGCATCTGCCAGGGTGGTGGACCGGATGTATCTGCTGGGCGGTGGTAGCTCCGTCCACCGGACGTCTCCGCTGCAACGGGCCTTCCGGGATGTGCATGTGGCCACACAGCACATGATGACGGCGCCTGCGACCTGGGAACTGACCGGAAGGCTTCTGTTTGGACTGGAGACGGATACCGCCACGCTTTGA
- a CDS encoding enoyl-CoA hydratase/isomerase family protein: protein MTDRFDRYTRIKASRDAGILTLMLSNPKLRNAVDEQMHHELADIFVDAQEDDQTHVILLTGDPDGDAFCAGGDIAWMKAGLEGKAASPSASEGRRIVTTLLDVEKPIVAAINGPAVGLGATIALFCDVIFMGEGAQVADPHVRVGLVAGDGGAVIWPQLVGYARAKEYLMTGDPVRAAEAERIGLVNYVVSDDELHAEALAFATKLAAGAPQAIQHTKAAVNMELKRLAATVFDASLAYEMISFTRDDHREAVSAFLEKRRPTFTGT from the coding sequence ATGACTGACCGTTTCGACCGGTACACACGCATCAAGGCATCGCGCGATGCCGGGATCCTGACGCTCATGCTGTCCAATCCGAAGCTGCGCAATGCAGTGGACGAGCAGATGCATCATGAACTGGCGGACATATTCGTCGATGCTCAGGAAGATGATCAGACCCACGTCATTCTGCTCACCGGCGATCCGGACGGTGATGCATTTTGCGCCGGGGGCGACATTGCCTGGATGAAGGCAGGGCTTGAAGGCAAAGCAGCCAGTCCCAGTGCGTCTGAAGGGCGCCGCATCGTCACGACGCTTCTCGATGTGGAAAAGCCGATTGTCGCTGCCATCAACGGCCCGGCGGTTGGTCTTGGGGCAACCATTGCCTTGTTTTGTGACGTCATTTTCATGGGCGAGGGGGCGCAGGTTGCAGATCCCCATGTGCGCGTCGGCCTCGTCGCCGGGGACGGTGGTGCCGTCATCTGGCCACAGCTTGTGGGCTATGCGCGTGCCAAGGAGTATCTGATGACCGGTGATCCTGTGCGCGCTGCGGAAGCTGAGCGCATCGGGCTGGTCAACTACGTGGTCAGCGATGATGAGCTGCACGCTGAAGCGCTTGCCTTTGCGACCAAGCTGGCCGCAGGTGCGCCACAGGCCATCCAGCACACCAAGGCAGCGGTCAACATGGAGCTCAAGCGGCTCGCGGCTACAGTGTTTGACGCGTCGCTTGCCTATGAGATGATCTCGTTCACGCGGGACGACCATCGCGAGGCCGTGTCGGCGTTTCTTGAAAAGAGGCGGCCGACCTTTACCGGCACATAG
- a CDS encoding WD40/YVTN/BNR-like repeat-containing protein: MSTLRTALKGGVAALVLAGVASVPAQAVPTVDPAEAAVIRELETKGYATPSDLAAKTLLVAAADLGERIVAVGQFGHIVISDDEGATWRQAASVPTQALLTAVYFADDKVGYAVGHDAVIIKTEDGGENWDLKYDDPEAEMPLFSVRFADADNGVAVGAFSTALSTTDGGETWNLQSVIPDPPPPLEGLEYEPHLNALFEGPDGTMFIAAETGFVFRSLDNGANWEPIKTPYFGSFWGGMTLNDGNILIYGMRGNVWRSDDQGTTWTQVETGSKKSFGGGIQLDDGTIVLAGLNGGVAYSTDGGKSFDVVDRPDRKGYSAVVDGPDGSVLIFGEPGVVKHPDTAEAFRSGT, from the coding sequence ATGAGCACACTACGCACAGCACTTAAAGGCGGCGTTGCCGCGCTGGTTCTTGCCGGCGTTGCATCCGTGCCTGCCCAGGCCGTGCCAACGGTTGATCCGGCAGAAGCTGCGGTAATTCGCGAGCTGGAAACCAAAGGCTACGCCACACCGTCCGACCTTGCTGCCAAAACACTTCTTGTTGCGGCCGCTGATCTTGGCGAACGCATCGTTGCCGTTGGCCAGTTCGGACACATTGTAATTTCCGATGATGAAGGCGCGACCTGGCGGCAGGCCGCGTCGGTTCCCACCCAGGCACTGCTGACAGCTGTCTATTTCGCAGATGACAAAGTCGGCTATGCCGTCGGCCATGATGCCGTCATCATCAAGACGGAAGACGGTGGCGAAAACTGGGACCTGAAATATGACGACCCAGAGGCTGAAATGCCTCTGTTCTCTGTTCGGTTCGCAGACGCCGACAACGGCGTTGCCGTCGGCGCGTTTTCCACCGCCCTTTCAACCACAGATGGTGGCGAGACATGGAACCTCCAGTCGGTCATTCCAGATCCTCCGCCGCCGCTGGAAGGTCTTGAGTATGAACCACATCTCAATGCGCTCTTTGAAGGCCCCGACGGGACCATGTTCATTGCGGCTGAGACCGGCTTTGTGTTCCGGTCCCTCGATAATGGTGCGAATTGGGAACCCATCAAGACACCCTATTTCGGGTCGTTCTGGGGTGGCATGACGCTCAACGATGGCAACATTCTGATTTACGGCATGCGTGGCAATGTGTGGCGCTCCGACGACCAGGGCACAACATGGACGCAGGTTGAAACCGGCTCGAAGAAATCCTTCGGTGGCGGCATCCAGCTGGATGATGGAACCATCGTTCTTGCCGGCCTGAATGGCGGCGTTGCCTACAGCACAGATGGCGGCAAGTCATTTGACGTTGTCGACCGTCCAGACCGTAAGGGCTACTCGGCTGTTGTAGATGGCCCCGACGGCAGTGTTCTCATCTTTGGTGAGCCTGGTGTTGTAAAGCATCCTGACACGGCTGAGGCCTTCCGCAGCGGAACCTAA
- a CDS encoding DUF1329 domain-containing protein yields MKTSGILAATIAGGVALGASAALAAVPQAQADRLGNDLNPMGGEKAGNGGAIPAWTGGLPTPPPGVTYNAGDRLQNPFSGDAVQYTVTPANMGQYDGVLTEGYKKLLSTYDTYKMNVYQTRRSCAFPEYVYEANKKNAVVSELVGGGNGVGKGIMGSPFPIINSGLEAIWNHTLRYRAFKVTRQFTAAPVTATGDYTLQTVQDEAILQWSDPSKGSAEELDNISIYYIANTTAPARAAGSVILVHETLNRALDARKAWQYSPGTRRVRRAPNIAYDNPGTNSDGLSTSDSFDGYNGAPDRFDWTVKGKSEKLIAYNAYDAESAPYDQYIQARHLNQDNIRYELHRVWTIEANLRAENRHIYSRRVKHLNEDSWQLSQAELYDGRGELWRVQELHTIQRYNVPLCGSGTEVVYDTGNGRYLSLAMQNEEPGVNYFADELNPDRYTPSAIRQLGVR; encoded by the coding sequence ATGAAAACCAGTGGCATTCTTGCGGCTACTATTGCAGGTGGTGTAGCGCTCGGCGCGTCAGCCGCTCTCGCAGCAGTCCCGCAGGCCCAGGCAGATCGTCTGGGTAATGATCTCAACCCGATGGGTGGCGAGAAGGCCGGCAATGGCGGGGCGATCCCGGCATGGACCGGTGGTCTGCCGACACCCCCTCCGGGTGTTACGTACAATGCAGGTGACCGTCTGCAGAACCCGTTCTCGGGTGACGCGGTTCAGTACACTGTTACGCCGGCCAATATGGGCCAGTATGACGGCGTGCTGACAGAGGGCTACAAAAAGCTGCTCTCTACGTATGACACCTACAAAATGAACGTCTATCAGACACGTCGCTCATGCGCGTTCCCTGAATACGTTTACGAAGCCAACAAGAAGAACGCTGTCGTTTCTGAACTTGTTGGTGGCGGCAATGGTGTCGGCAAAGGCATCATGGGTTCACCGTTCCCGATTATCAATTCCGGTCTGGAAGCGATCTGGAACCACACCCTTCGCTATCGTGCGTTCAAGGTGACACGTCAGTTTACGGCTGCTCCTGTTACGGCAACCGGCGACTACACGCTGCAGACAGTGCAGGATGAAGCCATCCTTCAGTGGTCTGACCCGTCCAAGGGCTCAGCCGAGGAACTCGACAACATCTCGATCTACTACATCGCCAACACCACTGCTCCGGCACGTGCGGCTGGTAGTGTGATCCTGGTGCACGAGACCCTCAACCGTGCTCTCGATGCTCGTAAGGCATGGCAGTATTCACCAGGTACACGTCGCGTGCGTCGTGCTCCGAATATTGCATATGACAACCCGGGCACGAACTCAGACGGCCTGTCCACTTCAGACTCGTTCGACGGCTACAATGGCGCGCCGGACCGTTTTGACTGGACTGTCAAAGGCAAGAGCGAAAAACTCATCGCCTACAATGCGTATGATGCGGAATCCGCACCGTACGACCAGTACATTCAGGCCCGTCACCTGAACCAGGACAATATCCGCTACGAACTCCACCGCGTGTGGACGATCGAAGCGAATCTGCGTGCTGAAAACCGTCACATCTACAGCCGTCGTGTGAAGCACCTCAATGAGGACTCATGGCAGCTGTCGCAGGCGGAACTCTATGACGGCCGTGGTGAGCTGTGGCGCGTGCAGGAACTGCACACGATCCAGCGTTACAACGTACCGCTCTGTGGTTCAGGTACTGAAGTGGTGTACGACACCGGTAACGGTCGTTACCTGTCACTCGCCATGCAGAACGAAGAGCCAGGCGTGAACTACTTCGCCGATGAGCTCAACCCTGACCGGTATACGCCTTCGGCTATCCGTCAGCTCGGTGTGCGCTAA
- a CDS encoding DUF1302 domain-containing protein, which yields MTTRNLRSALLGSAVGVGLLVSGGQAHALSTEFGELKIFFDTTVSVGVQMKTKDARSQFLTEFNGGNRDPRENSTSGTIPGTTGVTTLVPTGTANLFGFPASVAPATSTNNTALGGTAVPFNFDDSPNTDDRFLNFGAGDLTSANIKANHDLQMTWRNFTLFARATEFYDAVLNSSGSYNRFGIDDNNREEVGRDVRLLDLYLSADFDLGSLPINFRAGKQVISWGEGTFIFNGINSVNPVDVSAFRRPGVEIKEGLIPVWALYGSVGLPFDLSLEAFYQLDWEPFQLDPAGTPFAGSDVANANSSVGGNQGVGFYSGSLRSGPNLRNCDNTTNATRNLAAALGQAARYSALVGTGCSTASSQHYLTDLPTDGSAQTILLNGYADGNGGIVDDVSNVHALEGTTRGRDINAKDEGQFGVALRWYSEALNSTEFGFYYMKYHSRLPIAQVKPDGIAQVETSIQAPGTTGTAIASGAQACGALLGAGPRDFADTSLQNGGFLEGVNVADPNATTAAMASTAAAVYGALGNATAVADLATITAGQSTVNMRQVALVKCGIFIGTSTTIVIPGLGAIPYSPDGVENVAVTQNLSTTLIYPEDIELWGISFNTTVGDWGVQGEFSYRPNQPLQVDTTQQTISAAGAQCVGIITFGDVLRTAISPLSTEPGTQPAATDTTGCIPGNFGRTPTAFVREEVFTFQIGTTATYTNSNPLINFLGADIGILVTEFGVVHVPGVPDESPATQAAGTVVEFNRLSAVCRSGTDLPLGGILNLDSRQGCRPTETSYGGILLTRLDYNNAFGTPWTLSPQLVYRHDLEGFTPAPLGNFVEDRRSIGLSVTANLQNTWRVGLSYTDFMGSETYQNNLDDDFVSLTASYSF from the coding sequence ATGACTACTCGCAATTTGCGATCCGCACTCCTAGGCAGTGCCGTGGGTGTGGGTCTGCTGGTCTCAGGGGGACAAGCACATGCTTTGTCTACTGAGTTCGGCGAACTGAAAATCTTCTTTGACACGACGGTTTCCGTCGGTGTTCAGATGAAGACCAAAGATGCTCGCAGTCAGTTTCTGACTGAGTTCAACGGTGGTAACCGCGACCCACGTGAAAACAGCACAAGTGGCACGATCCCGGGCACAACCGGCGTTACAACGCTGGTGCCGACTGGTACTGCCAACCTGTTTGGTTTCCCGGCTTCGGTTGCTCCGGCGACGTCAACGAACAACACCGCGCTTGGTGGCACGGCTGTTCCGTTCAACTTTGACGATTCACCCAACACGGATGACCGGTTCCTGAACTTCGGTGCTGGCGACCTGACGTCTGCCAACATCAAAGCCAACCACGATCTCCAGATGACATGGCGCAACTTCACGTTGTTTGCCCGTGCCACGGAATTCTATGATGCGGTGCTGAACAGCTCCGGTTCATACAATCGGTTCGGTATCGACGACAACAACCGGGAAGAAGTGGGCCGCGACGTTCGCCTGCTCGACCTTTACCTGTCAGCTGACTTTGATCTCGGCAGCCTGCCGATCAACTTCCGCGCTGGTAAGCAGGTTATCTCCTGGGGTGAAGGTACCTTCATCTTCAACGGCATCAACTCGGTCAACCCGGTTGACGTCAGCGCATTCCGTCGTCCAGGCGTGGAAATCAAGGAAGGCCTGATTCCGGTCTGGGCCTTGTACGGTTCTGTTGGACTGCCATTCGACCTGTCTTTGGAAGCGTTCTACCAGCTCGACTGGGAACCATTCCAGCTTGATCCAGCCGGTACGCCGTTTGCTGGTTCAGACGTGGCGAATGCCAACTCCAGCGTTGGTGGTAACCAGGGTGTCGGTTTCTACTCCGGTTCCCTGCGCTCCGGTCCAAACCTGCGTAACTGTGACAACACGACCAACGCAACCCGCAACCTTGCGGCTGCTCTTGGTCAGGCTGCCCGTTACTCAGCACTTGTTGGTACGGGCTGCTCGACAGCTTCGTCACAGCACTATCTGACAGACCTGCCGACAGACGGCTCCGCTCAGACAATTCTTCTGAACGGTTATGCTGACGGCAATGGCGGCATCGTCGACGATGTGTCCAACGTTCATGCTCTTGAAGGCACGACCCGTGGTCGTGACATCAATGCCAAGGACGAAGGTCAGTTCGGTGTTGCTCTTCGTTGGTACTCTGAAGCTCTGAACTCAACCGAGTTTGGCTTCTACTACATGAAGTACCACTCCCGTCTGCCAATCGCCCAGGTGAAGCCAGACGGCATCGCCCAGGTTGAAACAAGCATTCAGGCTCCAGGCACAACAGGCACAGCTATTGCCTCTGGTGCTCAGGCATGTGGCGCCCTTCTCGGTGCTGGTCCGCGTGACTTTGCGGATACATCACTCCAGAACGGCGGCTTCCTCGAAGGTGTGAATGTTGCTGACCCGAACGCGACGACTGCGGCAATGGCTTCTACAGCTGCTGCTGTTTACGGTGCGCTTGGTAACGCAACAGCTGTTGCTGATCTCGCCACCATTACGGCTGGTCAGTCCACGGTGAACATGCGTCAGGTTGCCCTCGTCAAGTGCGGTATCTTCATCGGTACGTCCACGACGATTGTAATCCCGGGTCTGGGTGCTATCCCATACTCTCCGGATGGCGTTGAAAACGTCGCTGTTACGCAGAACCTGTCCACCACACTGATCTACCCAGAAGACATTGAGCTTTGGGGTATCAGCTTCAACACCACAGTCGGCGACTGGGGCGTACAGGGTGAATTCTCTTACCGTCCAAACCAGCCACTGCAGGTTGACACCACGCAGCAGACAATTTCTGCCGCCGGTGCACAGTGTGTGGGTATCATCACCTTCGGTGACGTTCTGCGGACGGCCATTTCGCCGCTTTCCACAGAGCCGGGTACACAGCCTGCTGCAACCGACACAACCGGTTGTATTCCAGGCAACTTCGGTCGCACACCAACTGCCTTCGTTCGTGAGGAAGTGTTTACCTTCCAGATCGGTACGACGGCTACGTACACAAACTCCAACCCGCTCATCAACTTCCTGGGTGCCGACATCGGTATCCTGGTGACGGAATTTGGCGTCGTGCACGTTCCTGGTGTTCCGGATGAGTCACCTGCTACGCAGGCTGCTGGTACGGTGGTTGAATTCAACCGTCTGTCTGCAGTGTGCCGCTCAGGTACTGATCTGCCGCTTGGTGGCATCCTCAACCTCGACAGCCGTCAGGGTTGCCGTCCGACTGAAACGTCATACGGTGGTATCCTCCTGACACGTCTCGACTACAACAATGCCTTCGGCACGCCTTGGACGCTCTCACCACAGCTCGTGTACCGTCACGATCTGGAGGGTTTCACTCCGGCACCGCTTGGCAACTTTGTTGAAGACCGTCGTTCAATCGGCCTCAGCGTTACTGCAAATCTGCAGAACACATGGCGCGTTGGCCTGAGCTACACGGACTTCATGGGTTCCGAGACCTACCAGAACAACCTTGACGACGACTTTGTGTCGCTCACAGCGAGCTACTCGTTCTAA
- a CDS encoding parallel beta-helix domain-containing protein yields the protein MTATRQQPTPLQLTLSLFAALTVTAAVPAIAQPADAAQTPATAEDSAPDSAASEMTAAPDAYTAIQQALMMAEPGAVIELGPGRYELTEGLSLNVDDVTIKGAGMDQTILSFRTQESGAEGLLVESSGVVLMDFAVEDAKGDAIKVIGADGISFIRVRTEWTNGPDPLNGAYGLYPVASKNVLIDGAIARGASDAGIYVGQSDNIVVRNSLAEYNVAGIEIENSYVADVYDNVAQHNTGGVLVFDLPNLPQQGGHSVRVFNNKIINNDTPNFAPAGNIVGGVPMGTGVMVMANSKVEVFDNEIANNVTAGVMIVAYPNEYEDENYYPYPEGIAVWDNTFTNNGTAPDNDIGDLIASISGTPVPDIVWDGNIPLWHYFTGIPENRGVYIGDNTGSDPETGQATFIDADVIGYFAWNWFHSPSRELPNHAGGVARLTGANVPMPDAAAASSEASQQ from the coding sequence ATGACCGCAACGCGACAGCAGCCCACCCCCCTCCAGCTCACTCTCAGCCTGTTTGCGGCGCTGACTGTCACTGCCGCCGTGCCAGCCATCGCGCAGCCAGCTGATGCAGCCCAGACCCCAGCCACCGCGGAAGACAGCGCCCCAGATAGTGCCGCATCCGAAATGACCGCAGCTCCGGATGCCTACACAGCCATTCAGCAGGCCTTGATGATGGCCGAGCCCGGCGCCGTCATCGAACTGGGCCCAGGCCGGTACGAATTGACCGAAGGGCTTTCCCTCAACGTGGACGATGTCACCATCAAGGGCGCAGGCATGGATCAGACCATCCTGTCCTTCCGCACCCAGGAAAGTGGTGCCGAGGGTCTTTTGGTGGAATCCTCCGGCGTTGTCCTGATGGATTTTGCCGTGGAAGACGCCAAGGGTGACGCCATCAAGGTCATTGGTGCCGATGGCATCTCCTTCATCCGCGTGCGCACCGAATGGACCAATGGTCCCGACCCGCTCAACGGGGCCTATGGCCTTTATCCGGTCGCCTCCAAGAATGTGCTGATTGATGGCGCCATTGCCCGCGGCGCTTCTGACGCCGGCATTTACGTGGGCCAGTCAGACAACATCGTCGTGCGCAATTCATTGGCCGAATACAACGTGGCCGGCATCGAGATTGAGAACAGCTACGTTGCCGACGTCTATGACAATGTGGCCCAGCACAACACCGGCGGTGTTCTGGTGTTTGATCTGCCGAACCTGCCGCAGCAGGGCGGACACTCCGTCCGCGTCTTCAACAACAAGATCATCAATAATGACACCCCCAACTTTGCCCCAGCCGGCAACATCGTTGGCGGCGTGCCCATGGGCACCGGCGTGATGGTGATGGCCAATTCAAAGGTGGAAGTCTTCGACAATGAGATTGCCAACAACGTGACCGCCGGCGTGATGATTGTCGCCTATCCCAATGAATACGAAGACGAAAACTATTATCCGTACCCGGAAGGCATTGCCGTGTGGGACAATACTTTCACCAACAATGGCACAGCACCCGACAATGACATCGGAGACCTGATTGCCTCCATCTCCGGCACGCCTGTTCCCGACATCGTGTGGGACGGCAACATTCCCTTGTGGCATTACTTCACCGGCATCCCTGAAAACCGGGGCGTCTATATCGGCGACAACACGGGCAGCGATCCTGAAACCGGGCAGGCCACATTCATCGATGCCGATGTGATCGGCTACTTCGCCTGGAACTGGTTCCATTCTCCAAGCCGCGAGTTGCCAAACCATGCAGGCGGTGTAGCGCGTCTGACGGGCGCAAATGTTCCGATGCCCGATGCGGCGGCTGCCTCCAGTGAGGCATCCCAGCAGTGA